One segment of Primulina tabacum isolate GXHZ01 chromosome 6, ASM2559414v2, whole genome shotgun sequence DNA contains the following:
- the LOC142549201 gene encoding UTP--glucose-1-phosphate uridylyltransferase 3, chloroplastic, producing the protein MAHGGSAPVLHNHNSLRALKFKASRSPFFLGNPCHTSISLNFSPSAIVSCPRLCAQSRGKCCSVTCVSTVPVDYAPPAPESDWQKEIGRLKALRKDLDGCRTLGEKLKVVSSDSRVELFFKSRGNKFVGAGLSRFQLYLLKCVVAAGQEHVLSEFGRECELEMSSVRKALYSLVEMIENWDGNGGGKGESLKGEETVVLESFLKMLGEVEQFYDCIGGIVGYQLSVLELLTQSPHEGGKINIPLMRTNKLLGRQFVEIHPPTVLDLSENTEYASKAALWGIEGLPDLGEIYPLGGSADRLGLVDTETGECLPAAMLPYCGRTLLEGLIRDLQAREFLYFKLYGKQCITPVAIMTSAAKNNHLHITGLCEKLRWFGRGRWNFHIFDQPLVPAVTAEDGQWIVERPLVPVCKPGGHGVIWKLAHDKGVFKWFNNHGRKGATVRQISNVVAATDLTLLALAGIGLRHRKKLGFASCQRNSGATEGINVLLEKKNLDGKWAYGVSCVEYTEFDKFGITVDHLSHNSLQAEFPANTNILYVDLHSAELIGSSRDESSLPGMVLNVNKPITYVDHFGIKHCVSGGRLECTMQNIADNFSNTFPSRCYKVVEDALDTFIVYNDRRKVTSSAKKRRGHTGKSLHQTPDGSLLDIMRNAYDLLSYCGIEIPKVEGNDVYVDSGPPFLIFLHPALGPLWEVTRQKFQGGFISKGSELQIEVAEFLWRDVQLHGSLIISSENVMGSATTNEDGDPILQYGRRCAKCKLKNVKVLNDGIDWSYGENLYWKHEVQRFEALKVILHGNAEFEAIDVVIQGNHVFDVPNGHRMQITSGKSGLEIQLKPIEEELMDSGTWFWNYKITGTHIQLELTEI; encoded by the exons ATGGCGCACGGGGGCAGTGCACCGGTTCTACACAATCATAATTCGCTACGCGCCTTGAAGTTCAAGGCGTCTCGCTCTCCGTTCTTCCTCGGAAATCCGTGTCACACCTCtatttctttgaatttttcgCCTTCTGCGATCGTCTCGTGTCCGCGTTTGTGTGCTCAGTCGAGGGGTAAATGCTGCAGTGTCACGTGCGTTTCGACGGTGCCGGTGGATTACGCGCCACCTGCGCCGGAGTCCGATTGGCAGAAGGAAATCGGGAGGCTCAAAGCGCTTAGGAAAGACCTGGACGGTTGCAGGACGTTGGGGGAGAAACTGAAGGTGGTGAGCTCGGACTCTAGGGTTGAGTTGTTTTTCAAATCGCGGGGGAATAAATTTGTGGGGGCGGGTTTGAGTAGATTTCAGCTGTATTTACTGAAATGTGTGGTGGCTGCTGGGCAGGAGCATGTGCTGAGTGAGTTTGGTAGAGAGTGTGAATTGGAGATGAGTTCTGTGAGAAAAGCCCTTTATTCATTGGTGGAGATGATTGAGAATTGGGATGGGAATGGTGGTGGTAAAGGTGAAAGTCTGAAAGGGGAAGAGACAGTGGTTTTGGAGTCATTTCTGAAAATGCTTGGAGAAGTTGAGCAGTTTTATGACTGCATTGGTGGCATTGTTGG ATACCAGCTAAGTGTATTAGAACTGCTTACTCAATCACCTCATGAAGGGGGAAAGATAAATATACCCCTCATGCGAACAAACAAATTGTTGGGACGCCAGTTTGTGGAAATTCATCCTCCCACAGTTCTTGATCTATCTGAAAATACTGAATATGCATCTAAAGCTGCTCTTTGGGGAATTGAG GGTTTGCCTGATCTAggagaaatttatcctttagGAGGCTCTGCAGACAGGCTTGGCCTGGTTGATACTGAAACAGGTGAATGTCTACCTGCTGCGATGCTTCCGTACTGTGGGCGAACTTTGTTGGAAGGCCTTATAAGAGACCTCCAG GCTAGAGAATTTTTGTACTTCAAGTTGTATGGAAAACAATGCATCACTCCTGTAGCTATTATGACAAGTGCTGCAAAGAACAATCATTTGCATATCACTGGACTTTGTGAGAAGCTTAGATGGTTTGGACGAGGGAGATGGAACTTCCATATCTTTGATCAG CCTCTCGTTCCCGCCGTTACTGCAGAAGATGGGCAATGGATTGTTGAAAGGCCATTGGTACCTGTATGTAAGCCTGGGGGTCATGGAGTGATATGGAAATTGGCTCATGATAAAGGAGTCTTTAAATGGTTTAACAACCATGGAAGAAAAGGTGCCACTGTAAGACAAATTAG CAATGTTGTAGCTGCAACAGATCTGACCCTTCTGGCTTTGGCTGGAATTGGTCTGCGCCATAGAAAg AAATTAGGATTTGCCTCGTGCCAGCGGAATTCGGGAGCTACAGAAGGCATAAATGTATTGCTTGAGAAGAAGAATCTTGATGGAAAATGGGCATATGGTGTGTCCTGTGTTGAATATACTGAATTCGATAAGTTTGGCATCACTGTTGATCACCTTTCTCACAACAG TTTGCAGGCTGAGTTTCCAGCCAACACGAATATCCTTTATGTTGATCTACATTCTGCTGAGCTTATTGGATCGAGTAGAGATGAGAGCAGCTTGCCTGGCATGGTACTTAATGTGAACAAGCCAATTACATATGTGGACCATTTTGGAATTAAGCACTG TGTTTCTGGTGGTCGCCTGGAATGTACAATGCAAAATATTGCCGATAATTTTTCAAACACATTTCCGTCTCGATGTTATAAAGTTGTAGAAG ATGCGCTGGATACTTTTATTGTGTATAACGACCGCCGTAAGGTTACATCTTCTGCTAAGAAGAGAAGGGGACACACTGGCAAGTCCCTGCACCAG ACTCCTGATGGTTCACTGTTGGACATCATGCGAAATGCCTATGATTTACTTTCTTATTGTGGAATAGAAATTCCAAag GTTGAAGGTAATGACGTGTATGTTGATTCTGGACCTCCATTTCTCATCTTCCTCCATCCTGCTCTCGGCCCCCTTTGGGAAGTCACCAGACAAAAA TTTCAGGGCGGTTTCATTTCAAAAGGTTCTGAGCTACAAATAGAGGTTGCTGAGTTCTTGTGGAGAGATGTTCAG CTTCATGGGAGTTTGATAATTTCCTCTGAAAATGTAATGGGCTCAGCCACAACAAACGAAGATGGTGACCCTATACTCCAGTACGGTAGGAG GTGTGCGAAGTGCAAATTAAAAAATGTCAAGGTACTGAATGATGGAATAGATTGGAGTTATGGAGAAAATTTGTATTGGAAGCATGAGGTGCAGCGGTTTGAGGCCCTTAAGGTCATACTGCATGGAAATGCTGAATTTGAAGCAATAGATGTTGTTATACAG ggCAATCACGTGTTTGATGTTCCAAATGGCCACAGAATGCAGATAACATCTGGAAAATCAG GTTTAGAGATCCAGTTGAAGCCTATTGAGGAGGAATTGATGGACAGTGGAACATGGTTTTGGAACTACAAAATTACAGGGACACATATCCAATTAGAACTGACAGAAATATGA